From the Methanobacterium sp. BAmetb5 genome, the window TTGGGATGGTCAATGATTTCAAAAAAACCAGTTATATGAGAAGGAGCGAAAACTAAAGATTGCAATTTATCACCACATTTATTATATTCCCAGCTAAATAAATAGTAAAGGTAGTAAAGTCCATGGTTAATGGGATAACCAAGGAGGGAAAGCCCTTCCATAAATAAGTATAACCCAAATTATTGAGGTAACAAATCACAGAAGGAGACTAGGTATGGGAAAACGAATAGACCTGCACACTCACAGTATATTCAGTGATGGGGAACTCTTACCATCAGAAATAGCACGCCGAGCCTGTGTTTTAGGCCATCAGGCAGTGGCCATAACTGATCACGTGGATGCCAGCAACCTGGACTGTGTTGGTCGTGTGATTAACGCGGTTTTAGATATCCGGGATAACTGGGACATAGAGATCGTTCCGGGAGCAGAGATAACCCACGCCCCTGCAGAGATAATTCCCAAACTGGCCCGCAAAGCCCGGGAATTAGGGGCGGAGATCGTGGTGGTGCACGGTGAGACACTGGTGGAACCAGTTATTGAAGGCACTAACTGGAGTGCGGTTAACTGCCCCGATGTTGACGTCTTAGCACACCCTGGACTTATAACCCATGAAGAAGCACGTGTTGCCCTGGAAAATGATATTGCCCTTGAGATCAGCGCCCGAAGAGGTCACAGTCTGGGTAATGGTCATGTGGTGCAGGTGGCCCAGGAAGTGGGAGCTAATCTGGTGGTGGACACCGACACCCATGCACCGGGAGACCTTATAAATTACCAGATGGCTGAAAAAATAGCACTGGGTGCAGGTTTACCTGCAGATGAACTTAAAACAGTTTTAAGGGATAATCCCGTTAGTATATTAGAGGGAAAGGG encodes:
- a CDS encoding histidinol phosphate phosphatase domain-containing protein; this encodes MGKRIDLHTHSIFSDGELLPSEIARRACVLGHQAVAITDHVDASNLDCVGRVINAVLDIRDNWDIEIVPGAEITHAPAEIIPKLARKARELGAEIVVVHGETLVEPVIEGTNWSAVNCPDVDVLAHPGLITHEEARVALENDIALEISARRGHSLGNGHVVQVAQEVGANLVVDTDTHAPGDLINYQMAEKIALGAGLPADELKTVLRDNPVSILEGKGIL